A genomic region of Polynucleobacter necessarius contains the following coding sequences:
- a CDS encoding cell division protein ZipA C-terminal FtsZ-binding domain-containing protein, protein MYVEQIMTMLGLSDLQLALAVIGLLILITVAILNIKYARARRKASEQGDYSADDRFTREPSFSQGFADSDTASRTEPNFGDAITTISAPEKFAIDPRIDCVITLRFDESISGAEILEEINAWTDLEAQSTARWMCEGLNANLDVAEDWEELHPDSKYSDLQLAIQFAARKGPIGVLELSDFCSRAQSLAETLGSQIDMPSVNTMLESAKELDVMAAESDIQLSINVIFDEPCPWGNFDSLMRQRGFKLSRNGRQYEYLSKGVLLFNSADIDPNKSVAQVTLLLEVPLVPQEERPFERMLAEGVEIAQAAHGRLVDGNGINLSEAAVISIRQHLDVLYANLEKSGIPAGSSTASRLFS, encoded by the coding sequence GTGTACGTAGAACAAATCATGACGATGTTGGGTTTGTCTGATTTGCAATTGGCTTTAGCCGTTATTGGATTATTGATTCTGATAACGGTCGCCATTCTGAACATTAAGTACGCTCGTGCACGTCGTAAGGCGAGCGAACAGGGTGACTATTCTGCTGATGATCGTTTTACTCGTGAACCGAGTTTTAGCCAGGGGTTTGCTGACAGCGATACCGCTTCCCGAACCGAACCTAATTTTGGTGATGCAATAACAACCATCTCGGCCCCAGAAAAGTTTGCCATTGATCCACGCATTGATTGTGTGATCACATTGCGTTTTGATGAGAGTATTAGTGGCGCAGAAATTCTCGAAGAAATTAACGCCTGGACAGATCTAGAAGCGCAATCGACTGCACGCTGGATGTGCGAAGGCTTAAATGCCAATCTTGATGTTGCCGAAGACTGGGAAGAGTTACACCCAGACTCAAAGTACTCTGATTTGCAGCTCGCTATTCAGTTCGCAGCGCGCAAAGGCCCTATTGGAGTTCTGGAGTTGTCAGATTTCTGTTCACGCGCTCAGTCACTTGCTGAGACGCTCGGATCGCAAATTGATATGCCTAGCGTGAACACCATGTTGGAAAGCGCCAAAGAGTTAGATGTGATGGCTGCAGAAAGTGATATTCAATTAAGTATCAATGTGATTTTTGATGAGCCATGCCCATGGGGTAATTTTGACTCTCTCATGCGTCAACGTGGTTTCAAGTTGTCTCGCAATGGTCGTCAATATGAATATCTCAGTAAGGGCGTATTGCTCTTTAATAGCGCTGATATAGACCCAAATAAATCCGTGGCTCAAGTGACTCTGTTGTTAGAGGTTCCTTTAGTGCCACAAGAAGAACGTCCATTTGAAAGAATGTTGGCGGAAGGTGTAGAGATTGCGCAAGCAGCCCATGGTCGCTTGGTAGATGGCAATGGCATTAACTTGAGCGAGGCTGCAGTTATTAGTATTCGCCAACACCTTGACGTTCTCTATGCCAATCTTGAGAAATCTGGCATTCCTGCTGGATCTTCTACAGCTAGCAGACTATTTAGCTAG
- the ligA gene encoding NAD-dependent DNA ligase LigA, with protein MSSNSPTNLAERYAFLQAELARLEHAYYVLDNPLLPDIEYDRLYRELLDIESAYPEWITPESLSQRVGGAALKEFDSVTHAVPMLSLNNAFEDAELIAFDRRCREALHTDHVTYAGELKFDGLAISLRYENGSLVTAATRGDGASGEDVTANIKTIRAIPLKLIGKNIPQVLEVRGEVFMYLKDFERMNRQAAELGEKEFANPRNAAAGSLRQLDLKITAKRPLSFFAYGLGALEPQSWLPKTHEELLNAYAELGLPVCSERKVLHSVEEILAFYSEIGAKRDSLPYDIDGVVYKVNSFAEQAKLGFVSRAPRFALAHKYPAQEALTTVLGIDVQVGRTGAITPVARLAPVEVGGVTVTNATLHNEDEVKRKDVRIGDTVSVRRAGDVIPEVVSVIKDRRPADANEFVMPINCPVCDSHIERLADEAVARCSGGLFCEAQRKQALIHFAHRRALDIEGLGEKIVDQLVDHNLVRTPADLYRLEFTALANLERMGEKSADNLIQAINQSRNTTLARFIFALGIRHVGETTAKDLANHYQSMHALMDANLEDLLTVKDVGPVVADSITSFMQEAHNREVIEQLLASGMQLAVEEKVISAAVAGKTFVLTGTFPTMTRDEAKDLLEKAGAKVAGSVSKKTDYVVAGTDAGSKLTKAEELGVPVIDEAAMLELLK; from the coding sequence TTGTCGTCCAATAGTCCGACAAATTTAGCGGAGCGGTATGCATTCTTGCAGGCAGAGTTGGCCCGCTTAGAGCATGCCTACTATGTGCTCGATAATCCACTGCTGCCCGATATCGAATACGATCGTCTCTACAGAGAGTTGCTTGATATTGAGTCTGCATATCCAGAATGGATCACTCCTGAATCTCTATCTCAACGCGTTGGTGGAGCCGCTTTAAAAGAGTTTGATTCGGTTACCCACGCCGTACCCATGCTGTCCTTAAATAATGCCTTTGAAGATGCTGAGCTAATCGCCTTTGATCGTCGTTGTAGAGAGGCCTTACACACAGACCATGTGACATATGCTGGTGAGCTGAAGTTTGATGGCCTAGCTATTTCTCTGCGTTATGAAAATGGTTCGCTAGTTACAGCAGCAACGCGGGGTGATGGCGCAAGTGGCGAGGATGTCACTGCCAACATCAAAACGATTCGCGCTATTCCACTCAAGCTTATTGGGAAAAATATTCCACAAGTCTTAGAGGTTCGTGGTGAGGTGTTTATGTACCTCAAAGATTTCGAGAGGATGAATCGACAGGCAGCAGAGTTGGGTGAGAAGGAATTTGCCAATCCCCGTAATGCGGCGGCAGGTAGTCTGCGTCAACTAGATTTGAAGATTACTGCCAAAAGACCATTGTCTTTCTTTGCCTATGGCTTAGGCGCTCTAGAGCCTCAGTCATGGCTGCCTAAAACTCATGAAGAGTTGCTTAATGCTTACGCTGAACTGGGCTTGCCTGTTTGCTCAGAGCGTAAGGTATTGCATTCCGTAGAAGAGATCTTGGCCTTCTATAGCGAGATTGGCGCCAAAAGAGATTCGTTGCCATATGACATTGATGGCGTTGTCTATAAGGTGAACTCATTCGCCGAGCAGGCTAAGTTGGGATTTGTATCAAGAGCCCCTAGATTTGCGCTCGCTCATAAGTACCCAGCACAAGAAGCGCTTACAACTGTATTGGGTATCGACGTACAAGTGGGGCGCACAGGTGCAATCACTCCAGTAGCAAGACTTGCTCCTGTAGAAGTAGGTGGAGTCACAGTCACTAATGCAACCTTACATAACGAAGACGAAGTCAAACGCAAAGATGTACGAATTGGCGATACCGTTTCAGTACGTAGAGCAGGTGATGTGATTCCTGAAGTGGTTTCGGTAATTAAGGATCGCCGCCCAGCAGATGCAAATGAATTTGTAATGCCAATAAATTGCCCGGTATGCGATTCTCATATCGAGCGTTTAGCGGATGAAGCGGTAGCGCGCTGCAGTGGCGGACTCTTCTGTGAGGCTCAGCGCAAACAAGCCTTAATTCACTTTGCCCATAGAAGAGCGCTTGATATCGAAGGCCTAGGCGAGAAGATTGTGGACCAGTTGGTAGATCACAACCTTGTTAGAACTCCTGCAGACCTGTATCGCCTGGAATTTACGGCCCTCGCAAACTTAGAGCGTATGGGCGAGAAGTCAGCGGATAACCTCATTCAAGCAATTAACCAATCTAGAAACACAACCTTAGCTAGATTTATCTTTGCCTTGGGTATTCGTCACGTGGGTGAGACCACTGCCAAGGATTTAGCTAATCACTATCAGTCGATGCATGCACTAATGGATGCAAATCTCGAAGACCTGTTAACGGTAAAAGATGTTGGCCCTGTAGTTGCCGACTCCATCACGAGCTTTATGCAAGAAGCCCACAATCGTGAGGTAATTGAGCAACTCCTAGCCTCCGGAATGCAGCTCGCCGTAGAAGAAAAAGTGATTAGTGCTGCAGTAGCGGGTAAAACTTTTGTTCTGACAGGCACATTCCCAACGATGACAAGGGATGAGGCCAAAGATCTCCTCGAAAAAGCAGGTGCCAAGGTTGCTGGATCAGTTTCCAAGAAGACTGACTATGTAGTAGCTGGTACAGATGCTGGTAGCAAGCTCACGAAAGCAGAGGAATTGGGTGTGCCGGTGATTGATGAAGCTGCAATGCTCGAGCTTCTTAAGTAA
- a CDS encoding NUDIX domain-containing protein, giving the protein MDEGDSPIAAAIREVYEETGYVCELDSDSQDPIDIDIHEIPENPKKGEGAHLHIDLLYCLRVVRQEQSAEDIECKWFAFSDIESIRIKRALARLD; this is encoded by the coding sequence ATTGACGAAGGCGACTCTCCGATTGCGGCTGCAATTAGAGAGGTTTACGAAGAAACTGGCTACGTCTGCGAACTAGACTCTGATAGTCAAGATCCGATTGATATTGATATTCACGAGATCCCTGAAAATCCTAAAAAGGGCGAGGGCGCTCATTTACATATTGATTTGCTTTATTGCTTGCGCGTCGTGCGACAAGAACAATCAGCGGAAGATATTGAATGTAAGTGGTTTGCTTTCAGTGATATCGAAAGCATTCGAATCAAGCGCGCCTTGGCTAGATTAGATTAA
- a CDS encoding [protein-PII] uridylyltransferase, with the protein MSKLQAVSNITDAASLRAAREVAYDEFRKPQAVGKLTKQLTKMSDQILAHLWSNSGLKNEAALIAVGGYGRNSLFPHSDIDILILLPAEEKQALALSKQVEQFIASCWDMGLEIGSSVRNVSECMSESEQDVTVRTSLLEARFLCGKKALFKDFAKAFEAAMAPKAFFQAKQAEQIQRHYKYQNTPYSLEPNCKESPGGLRDLQVISWVSKAALLGDTFKDLHEAGLVTQRELTELNRNQRFLETLRANLHLLAKRRQDVLAFDLQAPLAASMGIKEESSRVASEAIMRRYYWAAKAVTQLNDVLLQNIEAILFPQESKTTHPIPGEGNEYFIERQGVLDITDPQLFQKHPEQILRTFLVFAQTSNVKSLSATIFRALYNARTKMDSKWRKDPINRALFMEILKQPEGVSRAFHLMNRSSVLGRYLPAFRKIVGQMQHDLFHIYTVDQHILMVLRNVRRFMVVEHTHEFPFCSSLIAHFEKPWLLVIAALFHDIAKGRGGDHSQLGKADTRKFAKEHGLDKKDTEHLVWLVAEHLNMSQTAQKQDITDPDVVKAFAKKMGDERHLTALYLLTVADVRGTSPKVWNAWKGKLLEDLYRATLRVLGGAKPDASSELAQHQEASKAKLRLYGINDDAYEDLWKQLDVAFFLRQDSSDIAWLTHHLFNKVNSEQPIVRARLSPIGEGLQVAVYVKDQEDLFARICAYFERHGFSIWDARIHTTRHGYALDSFQISGSNLVDEGGSYRDIIQLVEFELTAALTNSEPLPTPSMGRLSRQSRTFPIQPRVHMVPDERGRYYTLVLSASDRTGLLYTISRVLVKHQVSIHTARINTLGERVEDVLLLDAANLGKNPKLQIQLETELLEALGA; encoded by the coding sequence ATGAGCAAGCTTCAGGCGGTCAGCAATATTACTGATGCAGCTAGCCTGCGTGCTGCTCGCGAAGTTGCTTACGACGAGTTTAGAAAACCACAAGCGGTAGGTAAGTTAACCAAACAACTTACCAAGATGAGCGATCAAATACTCGCCCATCTCTGGAGTAATAGCGGCTTAAAAAATGAAGCTGCCTTGATTGCAGTTGGTGGTTATGGAAGAAATTCTTTATTCCCCCACTCCGATATTGATATTCTTATTCTGCTGCCGGCAGAAGAAAAACAAGCCCTCGCTTTATCAAAGCAAGTAGAGCAATTTATTGCCAGCTGCTGGGATATGGGGTTAGAAATAGGCTCCTCAGTACGGAATGTTTCGGAATGCATGTCCGAGTCTGAGCAAGATGTCACGGTACGTACCTCACTTCTGGAAGCACGCTTCCTTTGCGGCAAGAAAGCTTTATTCAAAGACTTTGCTAAAGCATTTGAAGCAGCCATGGCTCCCAAGGCATTTTTTCAAGCCAAGCAAGCAGAACAAATTCAGCGTCACTACAAATATCAGAACACCCCTTACTCTCTAGAGCCAAATTGCAAAGAGAGCCCCGGCGGCTTGCGTGATTTACAGGTGATCTCATGGGTCAGTAAGGCTGCATTACTAGGCGATACCTTCAAAGATCTCCATGAGGCCGGCCTTGTCACGCAACGTGAACTGACTGAACTCAATCGCAATCAACGATTTTTAGAAACCTTACGTGCCAACCTCCATCTCCTAGCAAAACGTAGGCAAGATGTTCTGGCTTTTGATTTACAGGCGCCCTTAGCAGCGTCTATGGGAATCAAAGAAGAATCCTCAAGAGTTGCTAGTGAAGCAATCATGCGCCGCTACTATTGGGCCGCTAAAGCAGTAACCCAATTGAATGATGTTCTATTGCAGAACATTGAAGCCATTCTCTTCCCGCAGGAATCTAAGACCACTCACCCTATTCCAGGTGAAGGTAATGAATACTTTATTGAGCGCCAAGGTGTATTGGATATTACGGACCCCCAGCTCTTTCAAAAACATCCAGAGCAAATTCTGAGAACCTTCTTAGTATTTGCCCAAACATCTAATGTAAAGAGCTTATCGGCAACCATCTTCAGAGCGCTCTACAACGCCAGAACTAAGATGGATAGCAAATGGCGCAAAGACCCGATTAATCGCGCGCTTTTTATGGAGATCTTGAAGCAGCCTGAAGGTGTAAGCCGTGCTTTCCACCTGATGAATCGCAGCAGCGTACTAGGACGTTACCTTCCAGCCTTCAGAAAGATTGTTGGGCAGATGCAGCACGACCTGTTCCATATATACACAGTCGATCAACACATCCTGATGGTGCTACGCAATGTGCGCCGCTTCATGGTGGTTGAACACACTCATGAGTTCCCTTTCTGCAGCAGTCTCATTGCTCACTTTGAGAAACCTTGGTTGCTCGTCATTGCAGCCCTCTTTCATGACATTGCCAAAGGGCGTGGGGGCGACCATTCGCAACTAGGAAAAGCAGATACACGCAAGTTTGCTAAAGAACATGGTCTGGATAAAAAAGATACTGAGCATTTAGTATGGTTGGTAGCTGAACATCTCAATATGAGCCAAACAGCTCAGAAGCAAGACATCACCGATCCTGATGTCGTGAAAGCTTTTGCTAAAAAGATGGGTGATGAGCGTCATCTCACCGCACTCTATTTGCTCACCGTTGCTGATGTTCGAGGTACTAGCCCTAAAGTCTGGAATGCCTGGAAAGGCAAGCTCCTTGAAGATCTGTATCGCGCAACGCTAAGAGTATTAGGTGGAGCTAAGCCGGATGCCTCCTCAGAATTAGCTCAGCACCAAGAAGCATCTAAAGCAAAGTTACGCCTCTATGGCATCAACGATGATGCTTACGAAGACTTATGGAAGCAATTGGACGTTGCCTTCTTCTTAAGACAAGATTCTTCTGATATTGCCTGGCTTACACACCATCTATTTAATAAAGTAAATAGCGAGCAGCCAATTGTTAGAGCCAGACTATCCCCAATTGGCGAAGGTCTGCAAGTAGCTGTCTACGTAAAAGACCAAGAAGATCTATTTGCCAGAATCTGCGCCTATTTTGAGAGGCACGGATTCTCCATTTGGGATGCACGTATTCATACGACACGTCATGGCTACGCCTTGGATAGCTTCCAAATTTCAGGCAGTAACTTGGTGGATGAAGGTGGCAGCTATCGTGACATTATTCAGCTAGTAGAGTTTGAACTTACTGCTGCGCTAACCAATAGCGAGCCATTACCAACCCCAAGTATGGGTCGCCTATCAAGGCAGTCACGCACCTTCCCTATTCAGCCACGCGTACATATGGTTCCAGATGAACGAGGCAGATATTACACACTCGTACTCTCAGCAAGCGACCGTACTGGTTTGCTCTACACCATTTCTCGAGTGTTGGTGAAGCATCAGGTATCAATTCACACCGCACGCATTAATACTCTTGGCGAGCGAGTGGAAGACGTACTGCTTCTTGATGCTGCTAACTTGGGTAAGAATCCCAAACTACAGATTCAGCTTGAGACAGAGTTGCTAGAGGCGTTGGGGGCTTAA
- the map gene encoding type I methionyl aminopeptidase has protein sequence MNSVFTAEKDILGMREAGRLASEVLDHVAPHVKAGVTTGELDRICHEYMRDVQKTIPAPLNYQPPGYPPFPASICTSVNDVICHGIPGDKVLKTGDVVNLDITVITPDGYYGDTSRMFMVGEVSVMAKRLTQITFECMWLGIAQVRPGASLGDIGHVIQTHAEKAGYSVVREYCGHGIGKVFHQDPQILHYGKPGTGEKLEAGMTFTIEPMINAGKRDIRTMPDQWTVKTKDRSLSAQWEHTLLVTATGVEVLTWSEGSNPPPDCVKGLSFRPALASA, from the coding sequence ATGAATAGTGTATTTACTGCCGAAAAAGACATCCTTGGGATGCGCGAAGCTGGACGCTTAGCCAGCGAAGTTCTTGATCATGTTGCCCCTCACGTTAAAGCGGGAGTGACTACCGGAGAATTGGATCGGATTTGCCATGAGTACATGCGCGATGTCCAAAAGACCATTCCTGCCCCACTGAACTACCAGCCTCCTGGATACCCTCCTTTTCCGGCATCTATCTGCACTTCAGTTAATGATGTGATCTGCCACGGCATCCCAGGAGACAAAGTTTTAAAGACTGGTGATGTGGTGAATCTAGATATCACTGTTATTACTCCTGATGGCTACTACGGCGATACCAGCCGCATGTTCATGGTGGGTGAAGTTTCCGTCATGGCAAAACGTCTTACCCAAATTACTTTTGAATGTATGTGGCTTGGCATTGCTCAAGTTAGACCGGGCGCTTCATTGGGCGACATCGGTCACGTGATTCAGACTCACGCAGAAAAAGCAGGCTACTCAGTGGTACGTGAATATTGTGGTCATGGCATTGGAAAAGTATTCCATCAAGATCCACAAATTCTTCACTATGGCAAACCTGGTACTGGCGAAAAGCTAGAAGCCGGCATGACATTCACAATTGAGCCGATGATTAATGCGGGCAAGCGCGATATTCGCACCATGCCTGACCAGTGGACTGTAAAGACAAAAGATCGCAGCTTGTCAGCTCAGTGGGAACATACGCTTTTGGTTACCGCAACTGGTGTTGAAGTACTTACATGGTCAGAAGGTAGCAACCCACCTCCGGATTGCGTCAAAGGCTTGTCTTTTAGACCCGCTCTAGCAAGCGCATAA
- the rpsB gene encoding 30S ribosomal protein S2, translating into MSVTMRQMLEAGCHFGHQTRFWSPKMAPFIFGHRNKIHIINLEKTLPMFQDALKFAKQVAANRGTILFVGTKRQSREIIAEEAARAGMPYIDSRWLGGTLTNFKTVKGSLKRLKDMAVAKEAGDWEKLSKKEALTNDRDLDKLQKALGGIQDLNGVPDAIFVVDVGYHKIAITEANKLGIPVIAVVDTNHSPEGVDYIIPGNDDSSKAVLLYARGIADAILEGKANSVQEILTAVKEGEEEFVEEGKAE; encoded by the coding sequence ATGTCAGTAACTATGCGTCAAATGCTGGAAGCCGGTTGCCATTTTGGTCACCAAACTCGCTTCTGGTCCCCAAAGATGGCCCCTTTCATTTTCGGTCATCGCAACAAAATCCACATCATCAACTTGGAAAAAACATTGCCAATGTTTCAGGATGCCCTGAAATTTGCAAAACAAGTTGCTGCTAATCGTGGCACGATTTTATTTGTTGGTACTAAGCGTCAATCACGCGAGATCATTGCTGAAGAAGCTGCTCGTGCTGGTATGCCTTACATCGATAGCCGTTGGTTGGGCGGTACGCTCACCAACTTCAAAACTGTTAAAGGTTCCCTCAAGCGTTTGAAAGACATGGCAGTTGCTAAAGAAGCTGGCGATTGGGAAAAGCTTTCTAAGAAAGAAGCTTTGACTAACGACCGTGATCTCGACAAATTGCAAAAAGCGCTTGGCGGTATTCAAGATTTGAACGGCGTTCCTGATGCGATTTTCGTAGTGGACGTTGGCTATCACAAGATTGCTATTACTGAAGCTAACAAGCTTGGTATTCCAGTTATCGCTGTTGTGGATACCAACCACTCACCAGAAGGTGTTGATTACATTATCCCTGGTAACGATGACTCTAGTAAAGCAGTTCTCCTCTACGCTCGCGGTATTGCTGATGCAATCCTCGAAGGCAAAGCTAACTCAGTTCAAGAAATCTTGACAGCAGTTAAAGAGGGTGAAGAAGAGTTTGTTGAAGAAGGGAAAGCTGAATAA
- the tsf gene encoding translation elongation factor Ts, producing MAAITAAMVGELRAKTDAPMMECKKALTEADGDMARAEEILRVKLGSKAGKAASRVTAEGIVAASINGTTGALLEVNCETDFVSKNDDFSAFTDACVKLVAEKNPADVAALLALPMNGQTVDEVRSALIGKIGENIMPRRFKRFAGSNKLVSYLHGTRIGVVVEFEGDDTAAKDVAMHIAAMKPVALSMADVPAEAIAVERSVAVQKAAESGKPPEIVEKMVEGSIQKYLKEVSLLNQTFVKNDKQTVEQMLKAANTTIKGFTMFVVGEGIEKRQDDFAAEVAAQVAAASKATA from the coding sequence ATGGCCGCTATTACCGCTGCAATGGTTGGCGAGTTACGCGCCAAAACTGATGCTCCGATGATGGAGTGCAAAAAGGCTTTGACTGAGGCTGATGGTGATATGGCTCGTGCAGAAGAAATTCTGCGTGTAAAGCTTGGTAGCAAAGCTGGTAAAGCAGCTTCTCGTGTAACTGCTGAAGGTATTGTTGCTGCTTCTATCAATGGCACTACTGGCGCATTGCTGGAAGTGAACTGCGAAACCGATTTCGTTTCTAAGAACGATGACTTCTCGGCATTTACAGATGCGTGCGTTAAGTTGGTTGCTGAAAAGAACCCAGCTGACGTTGCTGCATTGTTGGCATTGCCAATGAATGGCCAAACTGTTGATGAAGTTCGTAGCGCATTGATCGGTAAGATCGGTGAGAACATCATGCCACGCCGCTTCAAGCGTTTTGCTGGTAGCAATAAGTTGGTTTCTTACCTCCACGGCACTCGTATTGGTGTAGTGGTTGAGTTCGAAGGTGACGACACTGCTGCTAAAGACGTAGCGATGCACATTGCCGCGATGAAGCCAGTGGCTTTGTCTATGGCTGATGTTCCTGCTGAAGCAATTGCTGTTGAGCGTAGCGTTGCTGTTCAAAAAGCTGCTGAATCTGGCAAACCACCAGAAATCGTTGAAAAGATGGTTGAAGGTTCTATTCAGAAGTACCTCAAAGAGGTTTCTTTGTTGAATCAAACTTTCGTTAAAAACGACAAGCAAACTGTTGAGCAAATGCTCAAGGCTGCAAACACAACAATCAAGGGTTTCACCATGTTTGTTGTAGGCGAGGGCATTGAGAAGCGTCAAGACGACTTTGCGGCTGAAGTAGCTGCACAAGTGGCTGCCGCCTCTAAAGCAACTGCTTAA
- the pyrH gene encoding UMP kinase: MPAYKRVLLKLSGEALMGDDAFGINPVTIDSMVKEIADVVNSGVELAIVIGGGNIFRGVAGGAAGMDRATADYMGMLATMMNSLALQDALRQKGVEARVQSALRMDQVVEPYIRPRAIRAMGEGKVVIFAAGTGNPFFTTDTAAALRGAEMGVEVMLKATKVDGIYSADPVKDPTATLYKTITFDEALIKNLQVMDATAFALCRDRKLPIKVFSILKPGALMRVVQGEPEGTLVHV; this comes from the coding sequence ATGCCAGCCTACAAACGAGTCCTCCTAAAACTATCTGGTGAAGCCCTTATGGGTGACGATGCTTTCGGCATCAATCCAGTCACTATTGATTCCATGGTTAAGGAAATCGCCGATGTGGTGAATAGCGGAGTGGAGTTAGCAATCGTCATTGGTGGCGGAAATATTTTCCGCGGTGTTGCCGGTGGTGCCGCAGGCATGGATCGTGCAACCGCCGATTACATGGGTATGTTGGCAACGATGATGAATTCCTTGGCGCTGCAAGATGCGTTGCGTCAAAAAGGTGTTGAGGCGCGCGTGCAGTCCGCTCTTCGCATGGATCAAGTTGTTGAGCCATATATTCGTCCGCGCGCAATTCGTGCGATGGGTGAGGGTAAGGTTGTTATTTTCGCGGCTGGCACTGGAAACCCATTCTTTACTACCGACACGGCAGCCGCTCTGCGCGGTGCTGAGATGGGTGTTGAGGTAATGCTCAAAGCAACTAAAGTTGATGGTATTTATAGCGCCGATCCAGTGAAGGATCCAACCGCTACTTTATATAAAACGATTACGTTTGATGAAGCTTTAATCAAAAATCTACAAGTCATGGATGCAACTGCATTTGCGTTGTGTCGTGATCGCAAATTACCAATCAAAGTATTTTCAATTCTCAAGCCAGGCGCATTAATGCGTGTAGTGCAAGGTGAACCTGAAGGTACTTTGGTGCACGTTTAA
- the frr gene encoding ribosome recycling factor encodes MSAAEIKTNTNQKMEKSLEALKTNLAKIRSGRANPGILEHIHVNYYGNPTPLSQVASLGLADARTINVQPFEKTMVAAIEKAIRDSDLGLNPASQGTVIRVPMPALTEERRRELTKVVKSEGEDTKIAVRNLRRDANEHLKRLTKDKEISEDDERRATDDIQKMTDKAVVDIDKIIAEKEKEIMTV; translated from the coding sequence ATGTCTGCAGCAGAAATTAAAACCAATACTAATCAAAAGATGGAAAAGTCTCTTGAGGCTTTGAAGACCAACTTGGCGAAGATTCGCTCTGGTCGTGCCAACCCAGGAATTTTGGAGCACATTCATGTGAATTACTACGGCAACCCAACTCCATTGAGCCAGGTTGCTAGCTTGGGCCTGGCTGATGCCCGCACCATCAATGTTCAACCGTTTGAAAAGACGATGGTTGCAGCAATTGAGAAGGCAATTCGTGATTCTGACTTGGGTTTAAATCCTGCGTCACAAGGCACCGTGATTCGTGTACCAATGCCGGCTTTGACCGAGGAGCGTCGTCGCGAACTCACTAAAGTTGTTAAGAGTGAAGGTGAAGATACGAAGATTGCGGTCCGTAATTTACGCCGTGATGCTAATGAGCACCTTAAGCGCTTAACTAAAGACAAAGAAATCTCTGAAGATGATGAGCGTCGTGCAACTGACGACATTCAGAAGATGACTGATAAAGCAGTGGTAGATATCGACAAGATCATTGCTGAAAAAGAAAAAGAGATCATGACGGTTTAA
- a CDS encoding isoprenyl transferase, protein MTKHSSSTLAIPEVSAIPRHVAIIMDGNGRWASKRMMPRVAGHSEGLGAVRKIVQECRKLGVEYLTVFAFSSENWRRPPEEVGFLMKLFLKSLKGEVSRLAENDIALRLIGDLSRFDNAIQEMVEFSEQKTAGCKGLTFTIAANYGGRWDILQAMRQCLAANPNLKPEQVTEELLQPHLSMSYAPEPDLFIRTGGEQRVSNFLLWQLAYTELYFTDVLWPDFDESELHKAFDWFSQRERRFGRTSAQLASQVMSDAV, encoded by the coding sequence ATGACCAAACACTCCAGTTCAACCTTAGCCATTCCAGAGGTAAGTGCTATACCTCGCCATGTGGCAATCATCATGGACGGTAATGGACGCTGGGCAAGCAAGCGCATGATGCCTCGTGTCGCAGGGCACTCAGAAGGCTTAGGGGCTGTTCGAAAAATTGTTCAAGAATGTCGCAAGCTTGGAGTCGAGTACTTAACGGTATTTGCTTTTAGCTCAGAAAACTGGCGTCGCCCACCTGAGGAGGTGGGCTTCTTGATGAAGTTATTTTTGAAGTCTTTAAAAGGTGAGGTTTCACGCCTTGCTGAAAACGATATTGCTTTACGCTTGATTGGCGATTTAAGTCGCTTTGATAATGCGATTCAAGAGATGGTGGAGTTTTCGGAGCAAAAAACTGCGGGCTGCAAAGGTTTGACATTTACGATTGCCGCCAACTACGGGGGTCGCTGGGATATTTTGCAAGCAATGCGTCAATGCTTAGCTGCAAATCCAAATTTAAAGCCAGAGCAAGTTACCGAAGAATTGTTGCAACCCCATCTCTCAATGTCTTATGCACCTGAGCCTGATTTGTTTATTCGGACGGGTGGCGAGCAGCGCGTGAGCAATTTCTTGTTATGGCAGCTGGCTTATACAGAGTTGTATTTTACCGATGTTTTGTGGCCTGATTTCGATGAGTCCGAATTACACAAGGCGTTTGACTGGTTCAGTCAGCGCGAGCGCCGTTTTGGCCGCACCAGTGCTCAGCTTGCCTCGCAAGTCATGAGTGATGCAGTTTGA